One region of Rhizobium sp. WYJ-E13 genomic DNA includes:
- a CDS encoding trypsin-like peptidase domain-containing protein yields the protein MLERVLPSVVSINVQASAGADSALEEDGTSDPTQTTGSGVIIDAGQGFVLTNYHVVANATKITIRLFTADTYDGELVGSDPQTDLAVVRIRASGLTAMALGDSGALHVGDYVVAIGNPFGLGETATLGIVGALGRGGFGLEGYEDFIQTDASMNPGNSGGALVNLDGELVGINTAIMGPSDTNVGVGFSIPVNIARGVVKQLVTYGEVRRGQLGVAVQDNDRDFEQALAIRTSTGALVGEVVPDSPASRAGVRVADVIVGIDGAPVHTARELRTKVASYPPGATVTVSIFRPEGKFDLRATLAAESEPPPAPLPLTMEGDGLLSLVTLQVLDQASDAYGKVEGALVKSMSDRSRASIAGLEAGDVIVSVDRKPAKSPQAVVELTRRAKDLLLLGIYRDGHTRFIVIR from the coding sequence ATGCTCGAGCGCGTCCTTCCAAGCGTGGTATCCATCAATGTCCAAGCGTCCGCCGGTGCCGACAGCGCGTTAGAGGAGGACGGGACGTCCGATCCAACGCAGACGACCGGCTCGGGCGTCATTATCGACGCCGGGCAAGGCTTTGTTCTGACGAACTATCATGTCGTTGCAAATGCCACGAAGATTACCATCCGGCTTTTCACCGCCGACACCTATGATGGCGAACTTGTCGGCAGCGATCCTCAAACGGATCTTGCCGTCGTAAGGATCAGGGCCTCGGGTTTGACGGCAATGGCACTCGGCGATTCCGGCGCGCTGCATGTCGGTGACTATGTCGTGGCGATCGGTAACCCATTTGGCCTGGGAGAGACCGCCACCCTTGGCATCGTCGGCGCTCTCGGGCGCGGGGGATTCGGTCTTGAAGGCTATGAGGATTTCATTCAAACCGACGCCTCGATGAACCCGGGAAACTCGGGCGGGGCTTTGGTCAACCTCGACGGCGAACTGGTTGGTATCAACACGGCGATCATGGGACCATCCGACACGAATGTCGGCGTCGGCTTCTCCATCCCGGTCAACATTGCCCGCGGTGTCGTCAAACAACTGGTTACCTATGGGGAAGTTCGCCGTGGGCAGCTCGGCGTTGCAGTTCAGGACAATGATCGTGACTTCGAACAGGCGCTTGCCATCAGGACGTCAACCGGGGCTCTCGTCGGCGAGGTTGTCCCGGATTCGCCCGCGAGCCGGGCAGGTGTCCGGGTCGCCGACGTCATCGTCGGGATCGACGGTGCTCCCGTTCATACAGCGCGCGAGTTGCGGACGAAGGTCGCCTCCTATCCACCCGGCGCCACGGTGACCGTTTCCATCTTTCGGCCAGAGGGGAAATTCGATCTGCGCGCCACGCTTGCCGCCGAAAGCGAACCCCCTCCAGCTCCGCTTCCCTTGACCATGGAAGGCGACGGCCTTCTTTCCCTCGTCACCCTGCAGGTTCTCGATCAAGCTTCGGATGCTTATGGCAAGGTTGAAGGGGCGTTGGTGAAATCAATGAGCGATCGCAGCCGGGCCTCAATTGCCGGCCTCGAAGCCGGAGACGTCATCGTCAGCGTCGACCGCAAGCCGGCAAAATCACCGCAAGCCGTCGTCGAACTCACCCGGCGCGCGAAGGATCTTCTACTGCTAGGAATTTACAGGGACGGACACACGCGCTTCATCGTGATCAGATAA
- a CDS encoding ChaB family protein: MPYIDNSDLPASVRASLPDHAQDIYRQAFNHAFDAHKDDPRQEEVSHRIAWAAVKRSYVKIGGHWAAR; this comes from the coding sequence ATGCCTTATATCGACAACAGCGACTTGCCTGCCTCGGTGCGCGCTTCTTTGCCGGATCACGCCCAGGACATCTATCGTCAGGCTTTCAACCATGCCTTCGACGCCCATAAAGACGATCCTCGCCAGGAGGAGGTGTCCCATAGGATCGCCTGGGCTGCGGTGAAACGATCCTATGTCAAGATTGGCGGCCATTGGGCTGCCCGTTGA
- a CDS encoding ribose-phosphate diphosphokinase — translation MTMFAKVDKRLTRLFRRLDSALTSTDEHVNLLHQAWLDRRGQKIAPDPEPFLSPSSEAPGGGLVLRAEPDNRYRLVSGLAAAKDLLGSCPGEGHLEKAADKRGAVRLRSLMRFIEQTGEPIIGCFTTRPAPNTFIDAELYVAPLSSDGRTIDAFLAAANMRQVVTQARRFVPHWRRPHPLLFALEGSRVFGERLAAELELPISPLEERSFEDGEKKCRPLADVCGRDVFVVSGLERDASESVHDRLLKLLFFIATLKTNGAARVTAIAPYLPYMRKDRQTKAQDPLSAAYVARFFETAGTDCLITMETHNLAAFQNAFRCRAINLVAYEAFASHFAERILNQGVTVVSPDLGGAKRAEMFRERLETRLRRPVGLAFMEKQRSQGIVSGDLFAGDVDDRFVIILDDLISSGTTMLRAAKACAERGAREIHLCATHAVFSKPAAADLSAAFIDGIVVSDTIALAEPYRSDRRIAVIPVAHFFAEAASRAYEAGAE, via the coding sequence ATGACCATGTTCGCGAAAGTCGATAAGCGTCTGACGCGTCTGTTCCGTCGTCTTGACAGTGCTCTTACGTCCACCGACGAACACGTCAATCTGCTTCATCAGGCCTGGCTCGACCGACGAGGTCAGAAAATAGCGCCAGATCCAGAGCCTTTCCTGTCGCCGTCGTCCGAAGCCCCCGGTGGTGGCCTCGTCTTGCGCGCGGAACCGGACAATCGCTATCGGTTGGTCTCGGGACTGGCAGCGGCAAAGGATCTTCTCGGCTCATGTCCGGGCGAAGGACATCTAGAGAAGGCAGCGGACAAACGAGGGGCCGTGCGTCTTCGAAGCCTGATGCGCTTCATCGAGCAGACCGGAGAGCCTATCATCGGGTGTTTTACGACGCGACCTGCGCCAAACACGTTCATCGATGCGGAGCTTTACGTTGCCCCATTGTCTAGCGATGGAAGGACGATAGACGCGTTCCTGGCTGCGGCAAACATGCGGCAGGTCGTAACGCAAGCACGACGTTTCGTGCCGCACTGGCGCCGCCCCCACCCCCTTCTCTTTGCTCTTGAGGGCAGCAGGGTTTTCGGCGAGCGCCTGGCAGCAGAACTCGAGCTTCCCATCTCTCCACTTGAAGAGCGGTCCTTTGAGGACGGCGAGAAGAAATGCCGCCCCTTGGCGGATGTTTGCGGCCGCGATGTTTTCGTGGTGTCGGGCCTGGAGCGCGACGCAAGCGAGAGCGTGCACGACAGGCTTCTAAAGCTGCTATTCTTCATCGCAACGCTCAAGACCAACGGCGCGGCACGCGTCACTGCCATTGCTCCCTACCTCCCATACATGCGCAAGGATCGGCAAACGAAAGCGCAGGATCCCCTATCCGCCGCCTACGTGGCCCGGTTCTTCGAGACGGCGGGCACCGACTGCCTGATCACAATGGAGACCCACAATCTGGCGGCCTTCCAGAATGCCTTTCGCTGTCGAGCAATTAACCTTGTGGCCTACGAAGCCTTCGCCAGCCACTTTGCCGAACGCATCCTAAACCAGGGCGTCACCGTCGTCTCTCCCGACCTCGGTGGAGCAAAACGCGCCGAGATGTTTCGGGAAAGACTGGAAACCAGGCTGCGTCGCCCGGTGGGCCTCGCATTCATGGAAAAGCAGCGCAGCCAAGGGATAGTAAGCGGAGACCTCTTTGCCGGTGATGTCGACGACAGGTTTGTCATCATTCTGGATGACCTGATCAGCTCGGGCACGACGATGCTTCGTGCAGCAAAAGCCTGCGCCGAGCGCGGAGCTAGGGAAATCCATCTCTGCGCCACACACGCCGTCTTTTCGAAACCCGCCGCAGCCGACCTTAGCGCCGCATTCATAGACGGAATCGTCGTCAGCGACACTATCGCTCTTGCCGAGCCCTATCGCTCGGACCGGCGGATCGCGGTCATCCCTGTGGCCCACTTTTTTGCCGAAGCAGCCAGCCGAGCTTATGAGGCTGGCGCCGAGTGA
- a CDS encoding sulfite exporter TauE/SafE family protein, whose translation MSTSILAAVGSGGIVGFMLGLLGGGGSILATPLLLYVVGVSQPHIAIGTGALAVSVNAFANFASHAIKGHVWWRCAAVFSALGVLGALAGSSLGKAMDGGRLIFLFAVLMVVVGALMLKPRKAVTAECRPVDLKMCLATAVVALAAGAASGFFGIGGGFLIVPGLMLATGMPMINAIGTSLLSVGAFGLATALNYASSGLVDWWLAAEFIGGGITGGLLGMLAATRLSGYKNVLNRLFAVLIFVVAAYIFYRN comes from the coding sequence ATGAGCACTTCCATCCTCGCGGCAGTCGGCTCCGGCGGGATCGTCGGGTTCATGCTCGGCCTACTCGGCGGCGGAGGCTCCATTCTGGCCACTCCGCTGCTCCTCTACGTCGTTGGTGTGAGCCAGCCTCATATCGCAATCGGAACGGGGGCGCTTGCGGTCTCGGTGAACGCGTTCGCGAACTTTGCAAGCCACGCGATCAAGGGGCACGTCTGGTGGCGCTGCGCAGCCGTCTTCTCGGCACTTGGCGTTCTCGGAGCGCTCGCCGGATCCAGCCTCGGCAAGGCGATGGACGGAGGCCGTCTGATCTTCCTGTTCGCAGTCCTGATGGTCGTCGTCGGCGCCTTGATGCTAAAGCCCCGCAAGGCGGTGACGGCGGAGTGCCGGCCGGTCGACCTCAAGATGTGCCTCGCGACTGCGGTCGTGGCACTCGCCGCCGGCGCTGCATCCGGTTTCTTCGGAATCGGCGGCGGCTTCCTGATCGTTCCCGGCCTGATGCTGGCGACAGGCATGCCGATGATCAACGCGATCGGGACATCTCTGCTCTCCGTCGGTGCGTTCGGACTGGCGACGGCGTTGAATTATGCCAGTTCAGGATTGGTGGATTGGTGGCTTGCCGCGGAGTTCATCGGGGGCGGCATCACCGGCGGTTTGCTCGGCATGCTGGCCGCCACACGACTAAGCGGCTACAAGAACGTCCTCAACCGCCTCTTCGCGGTGCTGATCTTCGTAGTCGCCGCGTACATCTTCTATCGCAACTAG
- a CDS encoding helix-hairpin-helix domain-containing protein, which produces MDVSEAPALKASTGSVSASAGLSLDVNRQVAGRLREYSGLLRQQGESGFRSRAYDRAADVIGALERPVDEIFSRKGREGLIELPAVGPGIASALTEILTSGRWSQLDRLRGDSAPEAIFRTIPGIGPALARRLVDQAGIETLEDLEHALHIGGLTVAGIGKRRKDLIAAVLAERLGRRPAVAIAESPPPAVSLLLEIDRIYRSMAGAGKLPRITPRRFNPMKVAWLPVLHIRRHGYHFTALFSNSRLAHELGRTKDWVIIHYHRDGEQEGRCTITTASHGPLAGHRVVRGREDEQRPVVA; this is translated from the coding sequence ATGGACGTTTCGGAAGCCCCTGCCCTCAAGGCGTCGACAGGCAGCGTGTCGGCTTCGGCCGGCCTGTCGTTGGACGTCAATCGACAAGTCGCCGGGAGGCTGCGCGAATATTCCGGTCTTCTTCGCCAGCAAGGCGAAAGCGGTTTTCGCTCTCGTGCCTACGATCGGGCTGCCGACGTGATCGGAGCGCTCGAACGCCCGGTCGACGAGATCTTTTCGCGCAAGGGCCGTGAAGGATTGATCGAGCTTCCAGCCGTTGGACCGGGGATTGCGAGCGCGTTGACGGAAATATTGACGAGTGGGCGCTGGAGCCAACTCGACAGGCTGCGCGGAGACTCCGCACCCGAAGCCATATTCCGCACCATACCAGGAATCGGACCAGCGCTTGCCAGACGCCTGGTCGACCAGGCCGGAATTGAAACCCTCGAGGATCTGGAGCACGCGCTGCACATCGGCGGGCTTACGGTTGCAGGCATTGGCAAGCGCCGAAAGGATCTGATCGCTGCGGTTCTGGCGGAGCGGCTGGGGCGACGGCCGGCCGTCGCGATAGCCGAAAGCCCGCCTCCCGCCGTGTCGCTGCTTCTTGAGATCGACCGCATCTATCGCAGCATGGCCGGAGCAGGAAAGCTCCCAAGAATCACCCCGCGACGTTTCAATCCGATGAAAGTGGCATGGCTTCCCGTTCTGCATATCCGCAGGCATGGTTATCATTTCACGGCTCTCTTTTCCAACAGCCGCCTGGCGCATGAATTGGGCAGAACGAAAGACTGGGTGATCATCCATTACCATCGTGACGGTGAGCAGGAGGGACGATGCACGATCACGACAGCAAGCCACGGCCCGTTGGCGGGACATCGGGTCGTTCGAGGCCGGGAAGACGAACAGCGCCCAGTCGTGGCATGA
- a CDS encoding DUF982 domain-containing protein, which translates to MSVPNELVEPWHEPVYVQVEARGPQIIHNPAEALEFLANDWVGSRRKHSFAREICSAAVRNQISSDTAREAFLQAVLDAKINTRAPDSQQ; encoded by the coding sequence ATGTCAGTCCCTAACGAGCTCGTCGAACCTTGGCATGAGCCGGTATATGTGCAGGTCGAGGCGCGAGGGCCGCAGATCATTCACAATCCGGCCGAAGCACTCGAGTTTCTCGCAAACGATTGGGTCGGATCGCGTCGAAAGCACTCATTCGCGCGGGAAATCTGTTCGGCTGCCGTGCGAAATCAAATTTCCAGCGACACCGCGCGCGAGGCGTTCTTGCAAGCAGTTCTCGATGCCAAAATAAACACCCGCGCCCCGGACAGTCAGCAGTAA
- a CDS encoding universal stress protein, translated as MTFANILNIVKEDVTEAELDAAVILARFEKGHLSLLLVEAAEPPPVGVNLEFVSAPWQAENQKNRSRLLDRVQDLEATLTRKGISNDVECAYTEIVRIDNVVGEQAQLSDVAVIGNDILADPVIRDAVLDGLLFHVHVPVIVNPTAADKWEENTVLIAWTDAPAASAAVKASVPLLKRARSVRAVMVDSSGSEREVTAKLQSYLSHHGIDIVVDCVGSNGLTVAEALDAHADQMQSDLLVMGAYGHSRLRERIFGGVTRSMLERRKRPIFISA; from the coding sequence ATGACGTTCGCCAACATCCTGAACATCGTCAAAGAGGATGTCACCGAGGCAGAGCTGGACGCGGCTGTGATACTTGCTCGCTTCGAAAAGGGTCATCTTTCCCTTTTGCTTGTCGAGGCAGCCGAGCCGCCGCCCGTGGGCGTTAACCTGGAGTTCGTGTCCGCACCTTGGCAGGCGGAAAACCAGAAGAATCGATCCCGCCTTTTAGACCGCGTCCAAGATCTCGAGGCCACACTTACCCGGAAGGGGATCTCCAATGACGTGGAATGCGCCTACACGGAGATCGTCCGTATCGATAATGTCGTTGGCGAGCAGGCACAGTTAAGCGATGTCGCGGTCATCGGAAACGACATTCTTGCTGATCCCGTGATCCGGGATGCCGTGCTCGACGGCTTATTGTTCCACGTTCATGTTCCTGTCATCGTCAATCCGACTGCTGCGGACAAATGGGAGGAGAATACTGTCCTGATTGCATGGACGGATGCGCCGGCAGCCTCCGCCGCGGTCAAGGCGAGCGTGCCGCTCTTGAAGCGGGCACGATCGGTAAGGGCGGTTATGGTCGATTCCTCAGGCAGTGAGCGAGAAGTCACCGCCAAGCTGCAATCCTACCTGTCTCATCACGGAATAGATATCGTCGTGGATTGCGTGGGTAGCAATGGACTTACCGTGGCCGAAGCGCTGGATGCCCACGCAGATCAGATGCAGTCCGACCTCCTCGTCATGGGCGCCTACGGCCATTCGCGCCTGCGCGAGCGCATCTTTGGCGGCGTGACCCGCTCTATGCTGGAGCGGCGGAAACGTCCGATCTTCATATCTGCATGA
- a CDS encoding MBL fold metallo-hydrolase, whose product MKDKPRLTFHGAAGSVTGSCFLLEVGESRILVDCGMFQGSKTEKELNYRPFPFQSAELDAVILTHAHIDHSGLLPKLVKDGFSGPIYCTPATLDLCAVMLPDSGHIQEMEVEQLNRRNERRGRKPVSPIYTAADAMSSLVQFQAHPFKIWKELSPEFRFRFWNAGHLLGSASIEIEIGSHSDRQRLLFSGDIGPRHKLFQFDPEAPSAFDYIVCESTYGDVDRHDPSDERRRKMLREEVQRATRHRDGALLIPSFAVERTQELLADLSHLMDKGEIPKCPVIIDSPLALRATQVFSRHASELENGDLLLRALKSRNVRFTESAEQSKAIDHIHGFHIVIAASGMCEAGRIRHRLKNWLWREEATVLLVGYQATGTLGRLLQDGASTVRIQGDEIIVRANIRTLDVYSGHADATELAAWVTARLPVRRVLFLVHGELPAVVGLETRLLATRPDLSIAKPTLDATYELSAEGPVETRAPEAPPRLEAFQTGRKDWHNDYQSLILDLEERLDKAADEKARGVILRKIRNAVDELQERGR is encoded by the coding sequence CTGAAAGACAAGCCCAGGCTGACGTTCCACGGAGCCGCCGGCTCGGTGACCGGTTCATGCTTTCTCCTTGAAGTCGGCGAAAGCCGCATTCTCGTCGATTGCGGCATGTTTCAGGGATCCAAGACAGAAAAAGAGCTGAACTATCGCCCCTTTCCGTTCCAGTCGGCCGAGCTTGATGCCGTCATTCTGACCCATGCGCATATAGATCATAGCGGGCTCCTGCCGAAACTGGTGAAAGACGGGTTCTCCGGCCCGATCTACTGTACGCCGGCTACATTGGACCTTTGCGCCGTCATGCTCCCGGATTCCGGGCATATCCAGGAGATGGAAGTCGAGCAGCTCAATCGAAGAAATGAGCGGCGAGGGCGAAAACCCGTCAGTCCGATCTACACCGCTGCTGACGCCATGTCCTCGCTCGTGCAGTTCCAGGCGCACCCGTTCAAAATTTGGAAGGAACTGTCTCCGGAGTTTCGCTTCCGTTTCTGGAATGCCGGACATCTTCTCGGCTCCGCCTCGATTGAAATCGAGATCGGCTCTCACTCCGATCGCCAGCGGCTCTTATTTTCAGGAGACATCGGCCCACGCCACAAGCTGTTCCAGTTCGATCCGGAAGCGCCGTCCGCCTTCGACTATATCGTCTGCGAAAGCACCTATGGCGACGTCGATCGTCACGATCCCTCGGATGAAAGGCGCCGCAAGATGCTGCGTGAGGAGGTCCAGCGTGCCACGCGCCATCGAGACGGCGCGCTTCTGATACCCTCGTTCGCGGTGGAGCGCACGCAGGAGCTTTTGGCCGACCTGTCTCACCTCATGGATAAGGGCGAGATTCCAAAGTGTCCTGTCATTATCGATTCTCCCCTTGCACTGCGCGCAACCCAAGTCTTCAGCAGACATGCCAGCGAGCTTGAGAACGGTGATCTTCTGCTGCGCGCATTGAAGTCCAGGAATGTCCGCTTCACGGAGAGTGCCGAACAGTCGAAGGCGATCGATCATATCCATGGATTTCACATCGTCATCGCTGCCAGTGGCATGTGTGAAGCCGGCCGTATCCGGCATCGTCTTAAGAACTGGCTTTGGCGGGAGGAGGCAACCGTGCTGCTGGTTGGCTATCAGGCAACCGGTACGCTCGGACGCCTTCTGCAGGATGGGGCGTCTACCGTCCGCATCCAGGGCGACGAGATCATCGTTCGAGCAAATATCCGCACGCTCGACGTCTATAGCGGACACGCCGACGCGACGGAACTGGCAGCCTGGGTCACTGCGCGTCTACCTGTAAGAAGGGTCCTATTTCTGGTACATGGCGAGTTGCCGGCCGTGGTGGGGCTGGAAACCCGTCTCCTGGCGACACGGCCTGATCTTTCCATCGCCAAGCCGACCCTGGACGCAACCTACGAGCTTTCTGCCGAGGGGCCAGTGGAAACCCGCGCCCCTGAGGCGCCACCCCGTTTGGAAGCGTTCCAGACCGGTCGCAAGGACTGGCACAACGATTATCAGTCCCTGATCCTGGACCTCGAAGAGAGATTGGACAAAGCCGCTGACGAGAAAGCGCGCGGTGTCATTCTGCGGAAAATCAGAAATGCCGTCGACGAACTTCAAGAGCGGGGTCGATGA
- a CDS encoding universal stress protein → MYKHFLVPTDGSALSNAAVKKAMEFARGMGAKVTVLTVVEPFKVLSINAEQLENTRAEFDRHADLVADKVLRDAEEVAAAIGTTCSTLRMKSSDPAKAIVEVAASNDCDLIAMASHGREGFKAFMIGSVTMKVLANSKLPVLVYRES, encoded by the coding sequence GTGTACAAGCATTTTCTCGTTCCGACAGATGGATCGGCTTTATCGAATGCGGCCGTGAAAAAGGCGATGGAGTTCGCCCGCGGCATGGGCGCCAAGGTCACGGTGCTAACTGTGGTCGAACCCTTCAAAGTGCTTTCGATCAATGCCGAGCAATTGGAAAACACCCGCGCGGAATTCGATCGTCATGCGGACCTCGTGGCCGACAAGGTTCTTCGGGACGCGGAGGAGGTTGCCGCTGCGATCGGCACCACCTGCTCGACGCTGCGAATGAAAAGCAGCGACCCTGCAAAGGCCATCGTTGAAGTTGCTGCAAGCAATGACTGCGACCTGATCGCAATGGCTTCCCATGGTCGGGAGGGCTTCAAGGCTTTCATGATCGGAAGCGTGACGATGAAGGTGCTCGCCAATTCGAAGCTTCCCGTTCTCGTCTATCGTGAATCGTAA
- a CDS encoding YeeE/YedE family protein: MNRNIYRFAAALVSGVVFGLGLSLSGMLNPARIQGFLDVFGAWDPSLAFVLGGAVAIAFVGVQVMNRIRHPAFDDSFHVPTSRRVDAPLVVGSALFGLGWGIGGFCPGPAVASLSLGIPQTVLFVIAMLVGMTLYDRVWSRRA, from the coding sequence ATGAACAGGAACATCTACCGGTTCGCGGCCGCTCTCGTCTCCGGCGTCGTCTTCGGATTGGGCCTGTCGCTCTCCGGCATGCTGAACCCGGCTCGCATCCAAGGCTTCCTCGACGTCTTCGGCGCATGGGATCCGAGCCTCGCCTTCGTTCTTGGCGGCGCTGTCGCCATTGCCTTCGTTGGCGTGCAGGTGATGAACCGGATACGACATCCTGCCTTCGACGACAGCTTCCATGTCCCAACGAGCCGGCGGGTCGACGCGCCGCTGGTCGTCGGCTCGGCCTTGTTTGGTCTCGGCTGGGGGATCGGCGGCTTCTGTCCCGGCCCGGCCGTCGCCTCCCTGTCGCTCGGTATTCCGCAAACCGTCCTGTTCGTCATCGCCATGCTGGTCGGGATGACCTTGTACGACAGAGTATGGAGCAGACGGGCATGA
- a CDS encoding BON domain-containing protein yields MNDLSLRQHILDELEFDPRVNAAEIGVIVEKGIITLTGHVANYAEREAAEQVVSRVKGVRGIAQEIEVRIFGAAATDDDDIAARAVKMLDWDVCVPKDTVQVRVFKGWITLTGKVEWQYQKDAAYASVKSLAGVVGVSNLIEIKPQLSAMDIKKRIEDAFERDAEIESNHISVDVQGRKVILSGKVATWSQRRAAERAAWSAPGISTLEDRLTIA; encoded by the coding sequence ATGAACGATCTTTCACTCCGTCAGCATATTCTGGATGAACTGGAGTTTGATCCCAGGGTCAACGCGGCCGAAATCGGCGTGATCGTCGAGAAGGGCATCATTACGCTGACAGGCCATGTTGCGAACTATGCCGAGAGGGAAGCGGCCGAGCAGGTCGTTAGCCGGGTCAAGGGCGTCAGGGGGATCGCGCAGGAAATCGAGGTGCGGATATTTGGCGCGGCCGCGACTGACGACGATGACATCGCCGCCAGAGCCGTCAAGATGCTCGATTGGGACGTGTGTGTGCCGAAGGACACCGTCCAGGTGAGGGTTTTCAAAGGCTGGATCACGCTCACCGGCAAAGTTGAGTGGCAGTATCAAAAGGACGCGGCCTACGCCTCCGTGAAGAGCCTTGCCGGTGTTGTCGGCGTCTCCAATCTCATCGAAATCAAGCCACAACTGAGCGCTATGGACATAAAGAAACGCATCGAGGATGCCTTCGAACGGGACGCGGAAATCGAATCCAACCATATTAGCGTCGATGTCCAGGGCCGAAAGGTCATCTTGTCCGGCAAGGTCGCCACCTGGTCCCAACGCCGCGCGGCTGAGCGTGCCGCTTGGTCGGCACCGGGTATCAGCACGCTGGAAGACCGCCTGACGATCGCATGA
- a CDS encoding CBS domain-containing protein, protein MSTVQTIMTPNPVTIGAEARIWEAANLMLDHGISGLPVTHEAGQLAGVISESDFLLRGELHTDPAKSFWQRLFSTRGALAEDYSKAFGRKVGEVMSSPAVTIGAEEAVGAAALLMAERNIKRLPVIADDKVVGVLTRSDIMRSMIKEMAARSVERIDADIRRALEGELDHQRWGDNITVHVKEAIVTLEGKVLDLREKTAARVAAENTLGVIQVIDNLQVVVLPDMPVPPPGFYP, encoded by the coding sequence ATGTCGACAGTGCAGACCATCATGACGCCAAACCCCGTGACGATCGGCGCGGAGGCGCGGATCTGGGAGGCGGCAAACTTGATGCTTGACCATGGCATCAGTGGTCTGCCCGTGACGCACGAGGCCGGACAGCTGGCCGGCGTCATCAGCGAAAGCGACTTCTTGCTGCGTGGAGAACTGCACACGGATCCGGCAAAAAGCTTCTGGCAACGGTTGTTTTCCACACGCGGCGCCCTGGCGGAAGACTATTCCAAGGCGTTCGGGCGAAAGGTCGGAGAGGTCATGTCCTCTCCGGCTGTCACCATCGGGGCCGAGGAGGCGGTCGGCGCCGCAGCTCTTCTCATGGCCGAGCGCAACATCAAGCGCCTGCCCGTCATTGCGGACGACAAGGTCGTCGGCGTCCTGACGCGATCCGACATCATGCGCTCGATGATCAAGGAGATGGCTGCACGTTCGGTCGAGAGGATCGATGCGGATATCCGCCGCGCCCTGGAGGGCGAGCTCGATCATCAGCGGTGGGGCGACAACATTACGGTGCACGTGAAGGAAGCCATTGTCACACTCGAGGGGAAGGTCCTCGACTTAAGGGAGAAAACTGCGGCGCGCGTGGCGGCAGAAAATACACTGGGCGTGATTCAAGTCATCGACAACCTGCAGGTGGTTGTGCTGCCTGACATGCCTGTCCCGCCGCCTGGTTTTTACCCTTGA
- a CDS encoding DUF2267 domain-containing protein: MSDTQVAALDHTVQLTNLWLKKLVDQHRFSDRHEAYNALRAVLHALRDQLTVEQAVHLSAQLPMLVRGIYFENWHIGAEKKRMRSIDDFTQQVANHLPPQFPRDPKATSRAVFDLLWQEIDPGLSEKLIDELPDVLRPLWLSVIER, encoded by the coding sequence ATGAGTGACACGCAAGTCGCAGCATTGGACCATACGGTCCAGCTCACAAATCTATGGCTGAAAAAGCTTGTGGATCAACACCGTTTCAGCGACCGGCACGAAGCATACAACGCTTTGAGAGCCGTCCTCCACGCGTTGCGCGACCAACTGACGGTAGAGCAGGCGGTTCATCTGTCGGCACAACTGCCGATGCTGGTGCGCGGGATCTATTTCGAAAATTGGCACATCGGCGCTGAAAAGAAGCGCATGCGGAGTATCGACGACTTCACGCAGCAGGTAGCAAACCACCTTCCGCCACAGTTTCCACGCGACCCCAAAGCGACCAGCAGGGCTGTATTCGATCTCCTGTGGCAGGAGATCGACCCGGGTCTGTCGGAAAAGTTGATCGACGAATTACCCGATGTCCTGCGCCCCCTTTGGCTGTCCGTTATAGAGCGATAA